The DNA segment CCTCTACACCTCCGGTTGGGGTGGCTACGACAACGGCAATCCGGCGTCGCCGGGGCAGACGGATTTATGGGACGTCACCGAGATGGGATCGCAGCCGGCGCAATGGCTGGGACGCGTTTATTCCGGTTACAACTCGCACAGCAGTTGGCCGACGGAGGATGGCAACACGTTGATTGTCTGCCGTGAAATCCCCGGCGGCGACGTGCGCTTTTTCGACGTGTCGAATCCGGCCACGTTGACCTCCAACACGGCGCCGTTCCTCACGCTCACGCCGGCGAGCATGGGCATCGGCGCGAACATCCCGCACAACCCGGTGGTGGTCGGCCATTATCTGTTCCTCAGTTGGTATCAGAATGGTTTGCAGGTTTTTGATATTTCCGAGATCGCCCGCCCCGTGCGCATCGGTTTTTACGATACCTTTCCCGGCACGGCGACGAGTTCGTATCAGGGCAATTGGGGCGTGTTCCCACATCTGGGTTTTGACAAACTGCTCGTGAGCGACATCCAACGCGGCCTGCTGATTCTGGACGGCAGCGAGTTGTTGACCGCCACGGATCATTTTCCTCCGCTCATCGTGCAACCACCGTCCAGTCAGACGGTGGCGGCGGGAGCGGAAGTTGTTTTTGCGCCGGTGGTGACGGGTTCGGACCTGCATTATCAATGGCAATTCAACGGCGCGAACCTGCCCGGCAACACCAGCAGCAATCTGGTGCTGGCCAACGTGCAGGCGGCGCAGGCCGGCACCTATACGCTCGTGGTTTCCAATACCACCGCCACCGTCACCAGCGTCGTCGCCAGCTTGAGCGTGACGTATCCCCAAAACTGGCAGACGGTGTTCACGGATGATTTTGATTCGCCCGCCTCCAGCGACAACTGGGATTTATTCGCGGATAGCGGCAACGGAATTTCGGATTACACGGCGGACTGGGCGTTTGATTACAGCGCGTATTTCAGCGCCTTCCACGGCGCGACAATTCCGCCCGCGCCCAACGCCTCCGGAGCCACCACTCGCGGACTGCGCCTGACCGTGAACAACAACGATTCGCTGGGCGCGACCGCCGGAGTCAGTTTGTATCCCAAAAACCAGCAGTTCCAGGGGGCGTACCGATTGACGTTTGATCTCTGGATGAATTATCCGGGCGGACCGGGCGGCGGCGCGGGCAGCACCGAACATTTCACCTGTGGCCTCAATCACACCGGCACGCGCATCAATTGGGATTCGCCCACGGCCAGTCCGAGCGACGGAGTTTTCTTCGCCATGGATGGTGAGGGCGGCACGAGTCCGGATTTTCGCGCCTACGTCGGCAACGCTTCCGGCCGCCCCAGCGCGCTTGCCTTTGCCAACAGCGGCTTCAGCGCCAGCGGCGCGGTTGGGGCCGATAACAGCGATCCGGTCTGGCTGAATCTCTTTCCCGCGCCCCAGTTTGAAAGCCCCGGCGCACCCGGCAAACGCTGGGTGGAAGTGGAACTCAGCCAGGACCTCAATCGCGTCGTCACCTGGCGCATCAACGGACAACTCATCGCGCAACGGGTCAATGACTCCGCCTTCACCAATGGCAACGTGATGATTGGTTACATGGATTTGTTCAACTCCATCGCCAATCCTGCCGAGGACGCGTTTGTGATTTTTGACAACGTCCGCGTGGAAACGCTGGTGCTGCCGGACCCGCCCGCGATTTCCACGCCGCCGCTGGCCGTGGCCGTGTACCCGGAAGCCGATGCAACCTTCTCCGTCGCCGCCACCGGTTCCGCGCCGTTGTATTATCAATGGCAGTTCAATGGCGCGCCGATCATTGGCGCCACAAACAACAGCTACACGCGTTTCAACGTCCAGGCGGAAGACGTCGGCGCGTACTCCGTGGTGATCGTGAATCACGCCGGACAGGTCGTCAGTGCGCCGGTGGCGTTGACGTTGCTGGATTCGCCCTATCTCAACTCGGTTCAAGCCACCGCCGGTTCGCATGGCGCCTTGATTTCGTGGACCACCACCGTTCCGAGCGACAGCCAGGTGCAATTCAGCGCCGACTCGGACCTCGAACAAAATCAAGCCGTTGCCGCGGCGCAAGGCAGCTTCGCCTCGGACTCGTACGTGGACCCCGAACGCACCGCCAACCATGTGTTGTTGCTGACCGGATTGACTCCGGGCACGACTTACAGTTACCAGGCGTTATCCCACGACGGCACCAACACCTATCTTTCCGGCGTTTATCAATTCACCACTGCCGGCACCCTGGTGTTGGATAATACCGCCGCCACCTTCACCGGCGACTGGACGCTGGCCACCAGTTCCACCGACAAGTACGGCGCGGATTATCACTTCGTCAGTTCCGTTGCGGGTGCGCCCACCGCCACGGCCACCTGGCGACCCAACCTCCCCACGCCCGGTCG comes from the Verrucomicrobiia bacterium genome and includes:
- a CDS encoding fibronectin type III domain-containing protein, producing MSRVWFRFVRSAWRRLAGLGCGILAGSVTAQTLTNFNLQLVTNVKPSADPISYGDVWAEGDLACLGVWLNYSTYNYGVGVYSISNPAAPVLLSIYSPSPKNQNQFELGALRNRIGYFGSWSGGGLHIVSLAEPSTPQLLCRVGATSGNVTNGFDYVHTVFLERHFLYEAAHVPGIVTVKVFDVSNPAAPVYVQDIVTTNTTKVHQITVRQKGDRVILYTSGWGGYDNGNPASPGQTDLWDVTEMGSQPAQWLGRVYSGYNSHSSWPTEDGNTLIVCREIPGGDVRFFDVSNPATLTSNTAPFLTLTPASMGIGANIPHNPVVVGHYLFLSWYQNGLQVFDISEIARPVRIGFYDTFPGTATSSYQGNWGVFPHLGFDKLLVSDIQRGLLILDGSELLTATDHFPPLIVQPPSSQTVAAGAEVVFAPVVTGSDLHYQWQFNGANLPGNTSSNLVLANVQAAQAGTYTLVVSNTTATVTSVVASLSVTYPQNWQTVFTDDFDSPASSDNWDLFADSGNGISDYTADWAFDYSAYFSAFHGATIPPAPNASGATTRGLRLTVNNNDSLGATAGVSLYPKNQQFQGAYRLTFDLWMNYPGGPGGGAGSTEHFTCGLNHTGTRINWDSPTASPSDGVFFAMDGEGGTSPDFRAYVGNASGRPSALAFANSGFSASGAVGADNSDPVWLNLFPAPQFESPGAPGKRWVEVELSQDLNRVVTWRINGQLIAQRVNDSAFTNGNVMIGYMDLFNSIANPAEDAFVIFDNVRVETLVLPDPPAISTPPLAVAVYPEADATFSVAATGSAPLYYQWQFNGAPIIGATNNSYTRFNVQAEDVGAYSVVIVNHAGQVVSAPVALTLLDSPYLNSVQATAGSHGALISWTTTVPSDSQVQFSADSDLEQNQAVAAAQGSFASDSYVDPERTANHVLLLTGLTPGTTYSYQALSHDGTNTYLSGVYQFTTAGTLVLDNTAATFTGDWTLATSSTDKYGADYHFVSSVAGAPTATATWRPNLPTPGRYDVYVWYPQGNNRANNAPFQIAHANGTTNLVVNQQTGGGGWRLLAAGLEFARGTSGYVRLANQANPSVVLADAVKFEYVTAQDFPTDHTVPTWWRDFFFGGPMDPLADPDNDGYHTAREYVMGTNPTNAASHLRFTVNVTNAVANLSFWPQHADRTYQLLSRPELSFTPWAEVSAAPVRLADGTGLFALTATNSAKNFYRLQVSLNDAENPNPLAAPLAARARLVFDNQFCGPYRVFVR